One Meriones unguiculatus strain TT.TT164.6M chromosome 5, Bangor_MerUng_6.1, whole genome shotgun sequence DNA segment encodes these proteins:
- the Tmf1 gene encoding TATA element modulatory factor has product MSWFNASQLSSFAKQALSQAQKSIDRVLDIQEEEPSAWAEAIPYGEPGISPPVSGGWDTSTWGLNSSTEPQSPPTASPKAITKPVRRTVVDESESFFSAFLSPSDVQTIQKSPVVSKPPAKSQRPEEEVKSGLRESSSPGQSRASETDESETRDSVCASGETPAVGTPSPVPAGNHEEAASKESDVKVPTVRLKASEDVVNVNAATEDVSTASTQSLTAETKDMALEPKEQKHEDRQSNTPSPPVSSFSSGTSTTSDIEVLDHESVISESSASSRQETSDAKSSLHLMQTSFQLLSASACPEYSRLDDFQKLNESCCSSDAFERIDSFSVQSLDSRSVSEINSDDELPGKGYALAPTVVNSSTPKTKVVESTEEKDEEEEGNETLIAPSEEAELEESGRSATPVNCEQPDSLASPTLVNEGHCVSGPVAEQCEGADSQPETLPEKEDVCKTVEFLNEKLEKRETQLLSLSKEKALLEEAYDNLKDEMFRVKEESSSISSLKDEFTQRIAEAEKKVQLACKERDAAKKEVKTIKEELATRLNSSQTADLLKKKDEQIQGLMEEGEKLSKQQLHNSNIIKKLRAKDKDNENLIAKLNRKAKELEEELQHLRQVLDGKEEVEKQHRENIKKLNSVVERQEKDLGRLQVDMDELEEKSRSTQAALDNAYRELTELHKANAAKDSEVQEAALRREMKAKEELSGALEKAQEEARQQQEALALQVGDLRMALQRAEQTAARKEDYLRHEISELQQRLQEAENRNQELSQSVSSTTRPLLRQIENLQATLGSQTSSWELLEKNLSDRLGESQTLLAAAVERERAATEELLANKTQMSSVESQNALLRQENSRLQAQLESEKNNVRKLEDENNRYQVELGNLKDEYVRTLEETRKEKTLLCSQLEMEKMKVEQERKKNIFTQEAVKEKDPKPFSVSSTPSMSRSSSISAVDMAGLQMSFLSQDESHDHSFGPMSTSASGSNIYEAVRMGAGSSIIENLQSQLKLREGEISHLQLEISNLEKTRSIMSEELVKLTNQNDELEEKVKEIPKLRVQLRDLDQRYNTILQMYGEKAEEAEELRLDLEDVKNMYKTQIDELLRQRIS; this is encoded by the exons ATGAGCTGGTTCAACGCCTCGCAGTTGTCCAGCTTCGCCAAGCAGGCCCTGTCCCAGGCCCAGAAGTCCATCGACAGGGTCCTGGACATCCAGGAGGAGGAGCCGAGCGCCTGGGCCGAGGCCATCCCGTACGGCGAGCCGG GAATAAGTCCCCCTGTGAGTGGAGGATGGGATACTTCaacctggggattgaactcaagcaCTGAACCTCAGAGTCCACCAACAGCCTCCCCTAAAGCAATTACAAAGCCAGTTCGAAGGACTGTAGTCGACGAATCTGAAAGTTTCTTCAGTGCCTTCCTCTCACCATCGGATGTCCAGACCATTCAGAAGAGCCCAGTGGTCTCGAAGCCTCCAGCTAAATCACAGCGGCCAGAAGAAGAAGTGAAAAGTGGTTTACGGGAATCATCATCCCCTGGCCAGTCCAGAGCTTCTGAGACAGATGAGTCAGAAACGAGAGACTCCGTGTGTGCGTCTGGAGAAACTCCAGCCGTGGGTACCCCTTCACCTGTGCCTGCAGGCAATCATGAAGAAGCTGCTAGTAAAGAGTCTGACGTGAAGGTGCCCACTGTGCGATTGAAAGCATCTGAAGATGTAGTTAATGTAAATGCAGCAACAGAAGATGTCTCTACCGCGTCCACTCAGTCCCTCACAGCAGAAACTAAGGACATGGCTTTGGAACCTAAAGAGCAAAAacatgaagacagacagagcaatACACCTTCTCCTCCTGTTAGCTCCTTCTCATCGGGCACGTCTACCACCAGCGATATTGAAGTTTTAGATCATGAGAGTGTAATAAGTGAGAGCTCGGCTAGTTCAAGGCAAGAGACTTCAGATGCAAAGTCCAGTCTTCACCTGATGCAGACTTCATTTCAGCTTCTCTCTGCATCTGCTTGTCCTGAGTATAGCCGCTTAGATGACTTCCAAAAGCTCAACGAGAGCTGCTGCTCATCAGATGCTTTTGAAAGAATAGACTCCTTTAGTGTGCAGTCTCTAGATAGCCGGAGTGTAAGCGAAATCAACTCAGATGACGAACTGCCAGGCAAGGGCTATGCTTTAGCACCTACAGTAGTGAATTCTTCAACCCCAAAGACTAAAGTAGTAGAATCCActgaagaaaaagatgaagaagaggaaggaaacgAGACATTAATTGCACCTTCTGAGGAAGCAGAATTAGAGGAAAGTGGCCGAAGTGCTACTCCTGTTAACTGTGAACAGCCAGATTCATTGGCTTCTCCTACACTAGTAAACGAAGGGCATTGTGTTTCTGGACCCGTGGCTGAGCAGTGTGAGGGTGCTGACAGTCAGCCAGAAACACTGCCGGAGAAAGAAGATGTTTGCAAG ACAGTTGAATTTCTGAATGAGAAACTAGAAAAGAGAGAGACCCAGTTACTGTCTCTTAGTAAAGAAAAAGCACTTCTAGAGGAGGCTTATGATAACCTGAAGGA TGAAATGTTCAGAGTAAAAGAAGAGAGTAGTAGCATTTCTTCCCTGAAAGATGAATTTACACAGAGAAttgcagaagcagaaaagaaagttcAACTAGCCTGCAAAGAGAGAGATGCTGCTAAGAAG gaagtGAAAACCATAAAGGAAGAACTTGCCACTAGATTAAATAGTAGTCAGACTGCAGACCTGTTGAAGAAAAAAGATGAACAGATTCAAGGCTTAATGGAAGAAG GAGAAAAACTTTCAAAGCAGCAGCTGCATAATTCCAATATCATTAAGAAATTAAGAGCTAAAGATAAAGACAATGAAAACCTTATTGCAAAGTTGAACAGAAAAGCTAAGGAACTGGAAGAGGAGTTACAACATCTAAGACAG GTCCTTGATGGCAAAGAAGAGGTTGAAAAACAGcatagagaaaatattaaaaaactgaattcTGTGGTAGAACGCCAGGAGAAAGATCTTGGCCGACTTCAAGTAGACATGGATGAACTTGAAGAAAAGAGCCGAAGTACTCAGGCTGCCTTAGATAATGCATACAG AGAACTTACTGAACTTCACAAAGCCAATGCTGCTAAGGACAGTGAGGTACAGGAAGCTGCTCTGAGGCGTGAGATGAAGGCTAAAGAAGAACTTTCTGGGGCACTGGAGAAGGCCCAGGAAGAAGCCCGTCAGCAGCAAGAGGCGTTAGCACTTCAG GTGGGGGACCTTAGGATGGCACTGCAGCGGGCAGAGCAAACAGCTGCCAGGAAAGAGGATTACTTACGCCACGAGATCAGTGAGCTTCAGCAG agaCTACAAGAAGCAGAGAATAGAAACCAAGAGCTGAGTCAAAGTGTTTCATCAACAACAAGACCATTGCTTCGACAGATAGAAAACTTACAGGCAACTCTGGGGTCCCAGACGTCATCCTGGGAGCTGCTGGAGAAGAATCTTTCTGACAGGCTTG GTGAGTCGCAGACCTTATTGGCTGCAGCAGTTGAGAGGGAACGTGCAGCTACAGAAGAGCTCCTTGCCAACAAAACCCAGATGTCTTCAGTGGAGTCACAGAATGCACTGTTACGGCAGGAAAACAGCAGACTGCAGGCCCAACTAGAGTCAGAGAAAAATAATGTAAGAAAACTGGAGGATGAAAATAATCG GTACCAGGTTGAATTAGGAAACCTAAAAGATGAGTATGTAAGAACACTTGAAGagacaaggaaagaaaag ACACTGTTGTGCAGTCAGTTAGaaatggaaaaaatgaaagttgaacaagaaaggaagaaaaacattttcactCAAGAAGCAGTAAAAGAAAAG GACCCCAAGCCGTTTTCTGTTTCTAGTACTCCCTCCATGTCACGCTCGAGCTCAATAAGTGCAGTAGATATGGCAGGGCTGCAGATGTCTTTTCTGTCTCAG GATGAGTCTCATGACCATTCATTTGGGCCAATGTCTACATCAGCCAGTGGAAGCAATATATATGAAGCTGTAAGGATGGGAGCAGGATCAAGCATTATTGAAAATCTGCAGTCTCAGCTAAAGCTGAGGGAAGGAGAAATTAGTCATTTACAG CTAGAAATTAGCAACCTAGAAAAAACTCGATCCATAATGTCTGAAGAGCTAGTTAAATTAACAAATCAGAATGATGAACTTGAGGAGAAAGTGAAAGAGATACCCAAACTTCGAGTTCAACTGCGA gaCTTGGATCAAAGATACAACACGATTCTGCAGATGTATGGAGaaaaagcagaagaagcagaggaacTTCGCCTGGATCTTGAAGATGtaaaaaatatgtataaaacTCAAATAGATGAACTTCTAAGACAAAGGATCAGTTAA